The stretch of DNA CTTACTAAGCTAGCATTTGAGAAGGGCAAGATTCTGTATACAATGTTTATGAGATTTCTACACAATTCAATCAATGTGTGTGCACTGTGCAGGATCAGTCACATCAGTAACTTTtactaaaatagaaaaatacaataagaataaataaaaatgaactcaaAGGTGGTTTTACTTAATTATCCTACGCACGGTGCAACACGGGggaataaaatgtttcaaatattctTAAATTACGAGTTTCTCCTAACTTCAACATCCTACAATCTTTTGACAGATCGACAACACTACTACTAGTATTGGTATTGGGTATTTCCCTAAAAATGTGACGTTTCCACTTACACTACACATCGAGAGTGAGTAGACAACTACTGTCTAATAAGAGATGACATTGATATAGAAGACCGATAGAGAgcaaaaattgcaaaatagCGCACATGAACATTTGCACATCCAAGTTTTAATTAGTGAATGTGACAATGCTGTGTAAAAAGATATCGCCCTCTGGAGGACTGTTTATAGTAAAGTGGCAATGCTGTGTCTTGAGTGAGGGAGCCCGGATGTTATATGGCGTCTGGCCTTTTTGGAAACacttaaacttaaatttcGTAAACTCGTTTCGTAGAAGAAAGAGCTGTTTCAGCTCTAAATCTAATCTCTTGTAGATCATTGCATTGATGGTAATGCATGCTAGAAAACTACCAAGACTGGATGATgggtaagattttttttttgtacaatgTAGCCGAGTTCccaagtaaaacaaaattcgtgaCAGTTGATTCCGCCATATTTGTTGtaacttattttgtttttattgacgttttttttttattttcgtttcagGTATTTCGATAAACATCAGTCCCACCCTTACCAGGTAAAGTACTGGTAAAATGAAGTAAACTTTTAAACTGAGAAAAGATGATTCGTAAACAATCAGAAACACTTTAGTGAACATCATAGTTTATAGTagtcaaattgaattttctttaatattctttttctatcttatAGAATTAACAAGTTTTATAAGTTGTTTACTATGAGATTCAGAATCCTCAATgaatattcttttgaaaaatcattatGTTGTTATTCTGTGTTCTCAATGCCATTTGGTAAACAATGGTAGCCAAACCTACAAGTAAATGACTTatccttctttcttcttggtttGAATGTTAAGTAAGGATTCTCTGTCTAGTTTTAGTGAACTTCTCGAAAGTAATTTATGGGATTCATCTTTATTTGATTGGCtaggaaattttttctctaACCACATCTGTAAACAAAGGGCACTCAAAGCAAATGACAGCTACATTGGACAATACAGTAGTGATATATTTGTTACAACCATACTTGGTTTAGGAAGTGTTTCAGTTGTAGAAGTGCAGATTTCTCATTGTTtatatcaaatttttattttgttattgttacatTATTAATCattgttttttctgttatgACAGGCTAGTACCAAGTATAGTAATTCCAAAGGAAACTATGATCGATACAATGATCGAACACGCGACTCGCCTAACGGGACAGGGCTACGTTCTGATAGCCCCAACTCTTTTGGTGATAGCCCCAGAGACAGAAGCTATGTGCACAAAGGATCTTATACGCAACGGATACGGGATaaggagagagacagagacaATCGGTCTCCTCGTGAAAGAGAGCGACCAAGAGACTCAGATAGACGCAATAACCACGATCGAGGATCCACAGAGGAAAAGCCTCAACGAGTCGGTGATTGGACAGAACACGTCAGCTCGTCGGGAAAGAAATATTACTACAATTGTAAAACGGAAGTCTCTCAGTGGGAGAAACCTCGCGACTGGGTTGATTGGGAGAAGGAAAAGGAACATGAGCGCGACAGAGAGCGCTACAGACGTGATAGGGATCGTGATCGCGAACGAAAGTACGACCGGCAATCCTATTCGTCGTCTCGTAACAGTAGTAGTGGCCCGTCTGAAAGACATTCCAATTTTAGTCGTTCTGGTACTATGTCGAATAGTAACAACAATAGCAGTGGCAGTAGTAGCAATGTGGCATCATCTCGTTCAACGGAGAATCGAGATAATCATAGAACTCATCAGCCTCCGCCATCGGTGCCGGAACAGCCGCAGTCCAGAAGACACAGCTACGGTATGTTGTATAATGAATGAACAAAACTAGTTAAACTCTTACCGAACTTGGTAACTTATCATGTTGGCTTATTATCTAGTATGCAATCTGGTGTTTCAAACCTTTTTAACGTTGATTTCCATTCGGTCAAAGTGTTGCAATTGTTGAACAAGGTTAATTGTCTCGTTTAGAACGACCTAGCCAAGATATGGACATTTCCCCGGCGGATAGCACGCCGACTTCCGAGGCCTCCGGACCAAAAGTCGCCACACCTTACACGCCTGACCCACGGTTAACTCCGACCGCTGGTTCTGCTGCACCTGTTTCATTAGCTACTGCTCTGCCACGTCTACTGTCTCATCCACCGACCAGCACTCCAATTCAACTCATAAGACCCTCCTCTCAAACTCCAAATGCCTCGACAAGGTAATTTGTTGTCTTCGTCAGCTTGTGCTGATCAAAGAATTCGATGTTGTTAGATGAGAAGGATTACCTTGTTATTTGTCTTCGCTTTGATTCTAGTCGGGCTCCTAGTTTGATGTCGCCGTTACAGGCTGGCTCCTCCatgccgacgacgacgtcgactgCTACAACGACCAGTCTATCATCCCTCCAACAGCTTTTAACCCAGTTAACTCGATCATCTGTCTCAGGAACTGCCATCAATCCTGCGATACAGTCTATGCTTACGGCTACTCTCGGAAGAATGGGGAATATCACTGCTCTAGGTAATTTATGAAACGGTGTGGGAAAGTTTGTATTGAATGTGAATTGACgtttcgaaatttttgttcatCAAGGTTCGCTACAAAATTTGGAACACATGGAGCTTCCAGCACACGAAGTCTTGCAGTCCTTGCAGACGCTGCTCTCTTCTTCACAGATTGCTGTTCCCGCCTCGAATGTGGCGACACTACCAAAGAACATGAATTCGTTAGGAGTATCTTCTTCACACCTAACGGACGGTTGTCATGGTCTTTCCGCTCCGACGCCCCTGGAAGGTGATCCTGCCAACGGACCTCCTACGCCAACTCATTCGGAAAGACTTGAAGCAGATTTTCGTCGAGGTAATTCGACTATCCGATCCGACCTTGTTTGTAAGgaagagtattttttttaatttttaaatttattattttggtcgGCTTCTgttaaaaagtaatttaacGGTCGTAATcagttctaatttttttttaaattgctaaTTAGGGAGCCCAGCGACAAGTTTAAGTTCCCTCTCGGCGGCAGCGGCAAGTTTACGGCCATCTGCTGCATCCAGCCATGCTTTAACACCTTCACTAGCCTCCCATTATAGACCGGATTTGATTTCTCACGTGACCGGATGGCCCGCGGAGCTGTTAGAAAAACAGGTAAATATCTAAAAGCAAAGCAAACCtttaaattttgtgtgtgtgtgtgtatttttaatgtttcaattttcaatcaaaggcGACGAAAGTGAGCGAAGATCTGCACACCATTGGCAATCTTCATGTAACTAAAGTATCGGCTGAACTGAAGATGGCGCGGTCTTTGGTCCGAGTAGCTGATATTCAAGCCACTCTGCAGGAGCAACGGTACGTGCaacgattttctttcattttaagtTAATCCTGACCCTAACTGAAATTATTTCGTTTGGGAAAGCAGGATTCTCTTCTTAAGACAACAGATGAAGGAGTTGGAGGAATTAAAGCCGCCCAATCATTTTATGTCGgactaaattttttctctgctggaGGAAAAAATAGCTAGCTCGATTTTCTTTCGTCTTAAAAccagaataatatttttttttttactctcgcGGAACCGTTTTGTATTTCCTCggtgaaaacttttttctctttctatcgATTCTTTCGGGGCGAAGTAACACATCAAAAGCCGGCCGTTGAAGGCACGTGTGTGCTGCGTTGAATGCATTGCGACTCAGAAGGATGTTGGTATCTCATCAGTAAGATAACAAAAGACGAGCCTGTCAGTGACAGAAGCTGTATTTATTCTCATGTAATTCTGTAGTTTCTACTGGTCGGGTccgtaaacaaaaacaacaaaaaaaaaagatttaattgCCAATTTTTCCATTCGCTCCGAATTAGTTTTGTTGTCTTGGCCTACTCCCTCGTTTGTATTGTTTCCCAcccgatttctttctttttttgtctgtgaCGCAGTTTATaattttcctcccttttctgTATAAAATTTTCGCCCTTCctggagaaaaaaacatatttcgtCCGCTTATTTCGACGTTGAAGTGTGATGTTCGTGTCGCCCTTATTgggtgtttaaaaaaagaagtggaaaaGAACAAGACTATCTGCTCTtaaacaaagttgattttcgtatcaattttatttctgggCTGGTTTTGAGcccaatatttttgttttaagtgaTGCTGCAGCCTATGGCTATCATTCTGTTGGTTGCAATTTTCAATTCTGCATTCTCGATGGATTTTTCTGTGTCTTATCATTTATCATTCGTCGACTTTACTCCCTTTACAAGTCCAATCCGACTCGTACCAAGCCAAGAATAAAGAACACACCAAGAAAACAGTGCATCTCAGCTACCGGCTCTAACCCCGCGAAACAATTAAAGAAGGATCTGGGGTCGATTGCGTGATTCTCTACAACTTCTCCTGCCTGTCCTATTCCCCCCCTTCCTTCGGATGTTCCTGCGGTGCTGCCTCCCTGTTTCCACTTCTTATAAATAAGTTAAGTGCGTCTTCGCCAACTCGATTTAAGTCTCAAAAGCAGAAGTTGCGTATTTTAAACCGAGGGTGACGAATGGAGATCCTGCACGACCTGTGTATTGTATCGTTGATATGTtatcgaattaattttttttttttattattatttttaaatatttttttctatccttttttattctgataATTTTTAAGGAATACTGCGTTATTACGACCAGTACGAATCCCGTTTTGTTTAAACTGGCTCTATCCTCTGTCGcccttgatttatttttcggggGTTCGTGTTAATTGAGCGAAAGAGAGCGTTACTTCTTTTTATACTCGAGTGACAATATACAGACGCCCATGCAGAAAAGTATTTCTAGCAATATGATTCACCCTTGTCAACGGCTTTTATAGATCGAAGCGTTAAAAGGATAGGCAACTGAATCTTTGACAGTCTCAGgcgtgaaatttattttgctcctccttttccttgttttcaACCAAAGTGGACAGTTGGAAACCGCTAAATTTCGTGAGGTAAGATGTTGGGAAACTTTTCAGTAGGGTAGTACTTAAtgcagcttttatttttatttttttctaacgaATGTAATATGAGAGAAAGTAACGGCATTCTCAACGTGCGCTCCGGAAGctaaaaatgacaaattccACAATGGGAAGTTGAAACATTTCGAAGCGCACTGGTTTGTTTAAACTGGGTACAAAAATGACAGATTTCTAATGTTACAAGTTTAATCAAGAATTTGGAATAACCCGTTTGCATGTTGGTTACTTTCGATTGCATAGATCTACTACtgaaagaaagggaaaatgtcGAACAACTTCATCAAGCATCCTACCGTAAGCCAGCGGCGCTACCTTTACAATTACTTTTACAAATCTGGCCGGGGCTTTGCTCTTTTAGTCTTTTCGTTTCAAATCCCACTTATCTAAATCCAGGAGAAAAACGCACGAATATGTAGGACAATCGGAGTACTGGTCGTAACTCAATTCCGCGTTCTCCAATTACTGtgaagggggaaaacaaaataatagtaATCTCAAATTTAAGAAATGGACTGGAGAAAGTTTTTCGacgaacatttattttttttcccagtgcCTTTTTGTTGTTCGGCACGCTCAGTTTTTATTCATCCATAAAACAATGAATGAAAGAAAGTGTATTCTAATCATTGTGTCATTTTTGATGAACGTACGTCTGTACCATTTCCcgagctgctttttttttgttgtgtagGAGGTTTTTATGATCGTTTTGAAAGGAATGCAAAcaacagaagaagaggaacgtgttcaagccaaaagaaaaagtggctTTTGTGTAGAGAAACGGAAGAACGGTAGTGGTCAGCGTATATAACCAAAACACCTTGGATTTCTACTCGAGCAAGAATAGCGGAGCGCGCTCGATCGAGCGATTTTTCAGATTCTTCGCGGCGTGCAGAGTCCACatccaaattcaaaacattcgTGAGAACAATTCACCTGATGAGGGGAAGACGGGGTTTGTCGACTGCACGCCGTCGTGAGCAGATAAATCGTGGGAGACAAACAAAAAGCGATTATTACTCTATTCCTCTTTTTACTGTCGCCCAACTGCCTATGGaacatctctttctctctatatatatagagGTATGCCCAGGCAGGAAGACGGCCGATTGTGTTCTAAGCCCATCTGTTTATTCTGCCCGTCGCGAGTCCTGATGATTCAAGAAGCCACGCTATTTCTGCCGGCCCCCGTGTTCCTGTTGTCGATGTGAACATTCATCGAGCGTCCACCTCCGGGAGAAAGAGACACCAACCCAGCGAAACGTAACGTCGGAGGCTTGTTCCTGTCGAGCTTGAAAGATAAAGGTATCTTTATTATATAGAGCCTATACGGCCCTGTAATACTACAGGTAGTAcggctttttctctctctacgtGCGAGGTTATTGCGCCCGCGCGTGGGTCATCACCACCGCATGAAAACACAGTCGACCATCACACGATTATCGTCAACACCTCTCTCGCTCGGTTGAATAGGTTCAATGCCGAGTCAATGGGAGTGCTTCTTGGTACGAGCACTTAGAGAAAAACCAAGCCAAAGTTACCAATCAACTTTCCAATATGGGAACGCACAGAGACGAACCGCACTCTCACCGAGTCCACTAGCTTCGGAAGAACTTGAATTGGCGAACCGGAATTCATCAGACAATTGGACATGACAAAAATGTCcagggagaaaatgaaattaagatttattgtttcgcctttttccttttctttccaatgTTGCGGCTTTTTGAATGCCTTTGTgacttgatttgtttttctttctttccactGGGTTTTGTTCAGCTCTATACGACTTGTTCATCCAGTTATTGTATATTATGTACGTGATGGAGGGAAAAAAGCAACTGCTGTTGCCGCCGCCCttcccagaaaaaaacaaacaaacgcaCCAACCGCTTCTGCCAGGTCTTTACCCACCAAGGGAGTCCAGGAGGCTTGGTCTACCGGCGACAGCAATTCGATAGATCTCTCAGTCAGGTTTTGGATTTAGTGGGTAGCGGTAGCAACAAGAGAGTCGGTGCGCGCGtccatttgttattttgtttagaaCTTCCCTTTCGGCTATTAGAGAggaaaacccattttttttgttttgtttgcccCACCTACaagaaaaactgaataaaTTCATAAGCCTTAATAACCATAATAACTGAATTTGCTGCTGACACAGTTTGTACATGTGAGTGTgttgtgtctgtgtctgtTGAAGCGGAGCGAGAGCCAATTTTCGGCATCATTTGTTCCGATTCGAATTTGTGCTTTGCGTTGTTGCTTCCAGCGCGTCCTCCGGTGTCGTTAGTGCTGTGAAAAGAAGACCGAACGAATCGACGAGTTGCGTGATCGTGACCTTTCCATCTCACTCAGGTAGGACACTCGCCGCATGAAAAtgcttttctttattacatGTTTGAGAGCTGTCGACGGGGCTCGTCGCCTTGGCGCCGTCCTCTAGAGCACATCAACCTTGAATGCACTtgcctttttcaaattgttacATCGAGcacgttcgtttttttctttctttcctacGTATGTatccaaattcaatttttccacGATCGGTCAATTGGAGACGCACCATCaacctcttttgtttttttatttatacacgCTTGTTTCATCGTTACTGTTTTCCCAGTACCTCTTCGCTAATAATAACGAACCGTAAAGACGTTGGTATGTGGCGAAATAGTTTTACCTGACCGCACGaaaacctgctgctgctgccgccgcgcACCATCGAGCGTCCATTTTCAAAAACGAAGTGCGGCGTCTTCATCAGTTCGTGACTTTGTTAAGGCATCGCGATACAAATTCCAAACCAATTtcgccaaaaaagaataagactTAAATAGGCGGAAAGGGGGCGGCATCGGTGTGGTTTTTAATCGTGATCAAGATACATGTACGctcttgttttattcttttcaccTTGGTGTTAGAGTGTCCGTTTTCATTACACGGACCGGAGGAGATgaacgaataaaaaagggataaCCGAGGAAGTATTTGTTGATGACATTCGAGATTATTGGTGAGTCGATGGCTGGCTGGTTTACATGGTGAACGCCTCTCCCGCTCGAGCTTAATTGCCTTTTACTGCGTCATGGCTTATTAAATTCCTGTCGCGGACGGGTGATAAAACGCCGCCGCGAAACGTCCTGTATTAACAGCGCTGCAGCAAACAACAACGCCTTCCTCAATTTTGTGTTATCTACAAAAtagttttcattattattagcttTTAACAACAAAGGGTATTGCGAAATTTTGGCCGATGCCTTGAAGATGAGATTGAAGCAAAATAtctcaaacgaaaaaaattccatgACGCCAGGTGTACAAACATTCCATGCATCCGCACGAAGgggggctggctggctgctgtatGGCCTTGTCGTCAGGCGAGGATGTCTATTCTTCAACAGCATTAATTGTCGGCGATTGGTAGTATAGTTTCTTGTAAAATACCAACCTTCTTTATCGACCAACGTAAATTTTtggacgatgacgacgacgaccgaaaATCACTGTTGAACCGGTTCTCATTAAGTTATCGGGgggcaaaaaaaatcttgaaagtAAGAAATAACGGGGCAACGTAATTGCTGCCTGTGGTGATGAAGAATGTTATACAATATGCAAATGCAACGGACATTTGATTGAGAGCGAACCTAATTGGAAAGTTGAATTCGAAAACTACCCACTTTGATTCAGAGTCCGACGAGAACAATATAAGCGACAGCAGGTTGGGCCCCGACTATGCAGATTCAAATTCGATTATAAAACGGTATAAAATGCC from Daphnia pulex isolate KAP4 chromosome 4, ASM2113471v1 encodes:
- the LOC124193028 gene encoding WW domain-containing adapter protein with coiled-coil-like isoform X2 translates to MVMHARKLPRLDDGYFDKHQSHPYQASTKYSNSKGNYDRYNDRTRDSPNGTGLRSDSPNSFGDSPRDRSYVHKGSYTQRIRDKERDRDNRSPRERERPRDSDRRNNHDRGSTEEKPQRVGDWTEHVSSSGKKYYYNCKTEVSQWEKPRDWVDWEKEKEHERDRERYRRDRDRDRERKYDRQSYSSSRNSSSGPSERHSNFSRSGTMSNSNNNSSGSSSNVASSRSTENRDNHRTHQPPPSVPEQPQSRRHSYERPSQDMDISPADSTPTSEASGPKVATPYTPDPRLTPTAGSAAPVSLATALPRLLSHPPTSTPIQLIRPSSQTPNASTSRAPSLMSPLQAGSSMPTTTSTATTTSLSSLQQLLTQLTRSSVSGTAINPAIQSMLTATLGRMGNITALGSLQNLEHMELPAHEVLQSLQTLLSSSQIAVPASNVATLPKNMNSLGVSSSHLTDGCHGLSAPTPLEGDPANGPPTPTHSERLEADFRRGSPATSLSSLSAAAASLRPSAASSHALTPSLASHYRPDLISHVTGWPAELLEKQATKVSEDLHTIGNLHVTKVSAELKMARSLVRVADIQATLQEQRILFLRQQMKELEELKPPNHFMSD
- the LOC124193028 gene encoding WW domain-containing adapter protein with coiled-coil-like isoform X1, which produces MVMHARKLPRLDDGYFDKHQSHPYQASTKYSNSKGNYDRYNDRTRDSPNGTGLRSDSPNSFGDSPRDRSYVHKGSYTQRIRDKERDRDNRSPRERERPRDSDRRNNHDRGSTEEKPQRVGDWTEHVSSSGKKYYYNCKTEVSQWEKPRDWVDWEKEKEHERDRERYRRDRDRDRERKYDRQSYSSSRNSSSGPSERHSNFSRSGTMSNSNNNSSGSSSNVASSRSTENRDNHRTHQPPPSVPEQPQSRRHSYERPSQDMDISPADSTPTSEASGPKVATPYTPDPRLTPTAGSAAPVSLATALPRLLSHPPTSTPIQLIRPSSQTPNASTSRAPSLMSPLQAGSSMPTTTSTATTTSLSSLQQLLTQLTRSSVSGTAINPAIQSMLTATLGRMGNITALGSLQNLEHMELPAHEVLQSLQTLLSSSQIAVPASNVATLPKNMNSLGVSSSHLTDGCHGLSAPTPLEGDPANGPPTPTHSERLEADFRRGNSTIRSDLVWSPATSLSSLSAAAASLRPSAASSHALTPSLASHYRPDLISHVTGWPAELLEKQATKVSEDLHTIGNLHVTKVSAELKMARSLVRVADIQATLQEQRILFLRQQMKELEELKPPNHFMSD